The nucleotide window GTCCCGCCGCAGCCGCGGCCTTGACCGCGTTCTCGTAGTTCAACTGGGATTTCTTGCAGCAGCCGCCCAAGGCTTGGATGATCATGTGTGGTTCCTCCGTATGATTTTGTCTTCTTTAGAACAGAAACTGAAGGGCATTGAAGCCGTATCCGATCAGGACGATGCCGGCGACCACGATCGCGATGAACCAGAGGAGCAGTTTCCACTTGACGACGCGCTTGAGCATCACCATCGAAGGGAGCGAAAGCGCCGTCACCGCCATCATGAAGGCGAGGATCGTGCCGAGCCCGGCGCCTTTGGCGAAGAGCGCCTCGGCGACGGGAATCGTCCCGAAGATGTCGGCGTACATCGGCACGCCGACGAGGGTGGCGATCAGGACCGAGAAGGGGTTGTCGCCGCCGAGGACGGATTCGATCCAGGCGGACGGGATGAGGTTGTGGATGACGGCCCCGATCGCGACGCCGATCGCGATGTAGAGGACGACCTTCCTGTAGGTGGAGAGCATCTGGTCCTTCGCATAGACGACCCGGTCCTTCGTCGTCATCGCTTCGACCTCGGCGTCGACCGCCGCTCCGGCGGTGACGAACGGTTCGATCTGACGGCCGAGACCGGTCTTGTCGATGATCGTCCCGCCGAGGACGGCGAGCACGAGGCCGACGGCCACGTAAGCGAGCGCGACCGGAAGACCGAAGGCTCCCGTCAGGAGCACGAACGCGCCGAGATCGACGAGCGGGCTGGAGATCAGGAAGGAGAACGTCACGCCCGGCGACAGGCCGGCGCGGGTGAAGCCGATGAAGATCGGGATCGACGAGCAGCTGCAGAACGGCGTCACCGTCCCCAGCAGGGCGCCGAAGGCATTGGCGCCGATCCCCTTCTTCTTCGCGAGCAGGCGCTTCGTGCGCTCCGGCGGAAAGAAGCTCTGGATGTAGGAGATGACGAAGATGAGGAGACAGAGGAGAATCCCGATCTTGACGAAGTCGTAGAGGAAGAACAGGAGGATCCCGCCGACGCGCGACAAGGAGAAGCCGGAACCGCCGACGGCGTCGAGCAAGAGCGAAAACAGGTCGTGAAGCCACTTCATGCCGAGGATCTGGGTCGAGACGAAGTCGCCGACCGCCTTCAGGAAGTCCATCTCACGCTCCGCACGCGGTGCATTCCGGCGCCACCGTTCCGATCGCGTCGACGTATTCCATGATCCGCGCGACGGCGTCCGGATCGATTCCGTAGAAGATCCACTTGCCGCGCCGCTCGGAGACCACCAGTCCGCTTTCGACGAGCACGTTCATGTGATGCGACAGCGTCGGTTGCGAAATCGGGAAGCGTTCGAGCAGCTGGCAGGCGCAGCGTTTCTCGGTCGTGAGGAGCGTCATCACTTCGACCCGGATCGGATCGGAGAGGGCCCTGAACAGGCGTGCGGACTCGGTGTAATTCATGGAAGCCACCTCATATAGACATTCATCTATTTGTATTTTATCAGAACGTCCCGAGGACGTCAAGCCCCTCCATCCTCCGAGAATGATGGAATCCCGAACCTGATGCGGAAAAATTCCGGGGATTTCTATGGAAAAACGCGCGATTCAATGATATGATGAAACAAAATGACGCCATCGGCGGAAGGAGGAGATCGTCTTGCAGGACTACCGGACCCGGCGCGCCGCGCGCTCGGCACTCCTGAAACGGCAGATGCTCCTGAAATGGATCGCCGGCTTCACGGTCACGATCGCCGCGACCGTCGTCGCCGCATTCGTTCCCGCGGCTGCGGCCGAAGCGACGTTCCTCTCCGTCACCGCCGCCGGCACCGACATCGCCTACGAGGCGTACGTCGACGCTTCGCTCGACGAATCGGGGGACGCCGCGATCCGCGTCGTCGCCCGCGACCAGTTCGGCGACCGCGAACAGACCGTCTTCGCCGGCAGGTCCTCGGGCGTTTTCACCGGTCTGAAGGCGGATACCGAATACCGCCTTCTGATCGAGATCGATTCCGGTTTCGGCTGGCGGACTCTCGCCCGCACGGACGTGTCGACCGACCCCGGACCCGGGGGCGCGATCGTCGGCTATTCGGTCGAGGAGACCGGCGGATATCAATGGGAAACCTTCCAGAACTACGCCGTCTCCATTCATGTTGCCGATCCCGAAGGAGTATTCGCGGAGGTCGGGTTCCGATATCAGTACCTTCCGTTGTCGCAGCTCAGCGAGCCGGATCCGTTCGGCTGGACGACGGTCGCGGTGACGTCCCCCGACCAAATCGTTCAGTTGCCGCCGCTCTGGAAAACCGATTACCGTTTCTTCTGGATCCTCCAGGCCACCACCGTAACCGCCGAAACGGTCATCCTCGACCAGCGGACGTTCGATACCTCCCCCGTCTTCTTCGCCTACCTCGGCGCGTATGACGCCGGCGTCGATTGGCTCGACGTTTCCGCGCACGTCGAAGCGAATCCGCGCGTCGAAGCCGTCTTCGAGATCCTCGTGACATGCCCGCAGGGAGAGACCGTGGCGCGATTCCGTGTCGAACCCTCGGAGTCGGAAGAACAGGAACTTCCCGAAAGTTCGGATACGGGTGTCACGCGCGTGGACGGACTTCTTCGCGCGACCGAGTACCATCTTTCGCTGGATGCGACCTATGTCGATCCCACGACGGGTTTTTCGGTTACGGAAACGATTGCGTCCGGTCACGCCTGGACGATGCCGCCGTATTCGGGTTCGTTCGGCTGGACCGAAACCGATCAGGAATTCGACTTCCATGCCGATTACGTCGATCCGTCCGGGGTTCTCGGACCGATCTACTACCATGTCTATCGATGGGTGGACGGGATCTATCAATACCATTCCGGCGGCGAAGTCCAGTTGACGGTCGACGGCGACCGCCGGACGGCTGCCTTCACCGTCCCGGTCCCGGGCGACCGTTATCGCATTCTCGTCAGTCTCACGAAAACGCCGATCGCAGAGATCGCCTATTCCAGCAGCCTCGCGGACATCGTCCGCAACCCCGCATGAGTCCGGGAGGAAGGAAGAAAACATGAATCAATGGAAGGAAATGAAGAAGGAAGAACTGATTCCCGTCATCGTCGTCGCCGCCGTCGTCGTCGTGCTCATCCTGCTTTCCGCGCTCGCTCCGGTCCTATTCCCCGGAACGACCTTTGCGAACATCGTCGACAGCAGCGTCGGCCGTTTCTTCAACATCGCCGACTTCTTCGCGAACAACTACGTCACCCTGCTCGAAAGCGCCGCGATCGTCTTCTTCATGTGGGTGATCGAAAAGGTCCTGACGACCATCGTCCGGCTGCTCTCGCGGAAGAACGCCCGCGGCGCCACGATCGCCGACCTGCTCACCTCGATCCTGAAATACGCGTCCGCGCTCGTCGCCGTCTTCATGGTCCTCGGCGCCTGGGGCGTCTCCACCGGCACGCTGCTCGCCGGCGCCGGCATCATCGGCCTCGCCGTCAGCTTCGGGGCGCAGAGCCTGATCGAGGACATCATCGCCGGCTTCTTCATCATCTTCGAGAAGCAGTTCGCCGTCGGCGACATCATCGAGGTCGACGGTTTCCGCGGCACCGTCAACTCGATCGGGATCCGCACCACCCAGATCGAGGACTACAACGGCGACGTCAAGATCATGAACAACTCCGACATCCGCGGCGCTCTTAATACCTCGGCCAACCTCTCGCCCTCGATCTGCGACATCTCGATCAACTACGGCGAAGACCTCGAGAAGGTCGAAAAGGTCATCCGCGAGTCGCTTCCGAAGATCCGCGAGAGGATTC belongs to Candidatus Izemoplasmatales bacterium and includes:
- a CDS encoding permease, with amino-acid sequence MDFLKAVGDFVSTQILGMKWLHDLFSLLLDAVGGSGFSLSRVGGILLFFLYDFVKIGILLCLLIFVISYIQSFFPPERTKRLLAKKKGIGANAFGALLGTVTPFCSCSSIPIFIGFTRAGLSPGVTFSFLISSPLVDLGAFVLLTGAFGLPVALAYVAVGLVLAVLGGTIIDKTGLGRQIEPFVTAGAAVDAEVEAMTTKDRVVYAKDQMLSTYRKVVLYIAIGVAIGAVIHNLIPSAWIESVLGGDNPFSVLIATLVGVPMYADIFGTIPVAEALFAKGAGLGTILAFMMAVTALSLPSMVMLKRVVKWKLLLWFIAIVVAGIVLIGYGFNALQFLF
- a CDS encoding metalloregulator ArsR/SmtB family transcription factor — its product is MNYTESARLFRALSDPIRVEVMTLLTTEKRCACQLLERFPISQPTLSHHMNVLVESGLVVSERRGKWIFYGIDPDAVARIMEYVDAIGTVAPECTACGA
- a CDS encoding mechanosensitive ion channel family protein; this encodes MNQWKEMKKEELIPVIVVAAVVVVLILLSALAPVLFPGTTFANIVDSSVGRFFNIADFFANNYVTLLESAAIVFFMWVIEKVLTTIVRLLSRKNARGATIADLLTSILKYASALVAVFMVLGAWGVSTGTLLAGAGIIGLAVSFGAQSLIEDIIAGFFIIFEKQFAVGDIIEVDGFRGTVNSIGIRTTQIEDYNGDVKIMNNSDIRGALNTSANLSPSICDISINYGEDLEKVEKVIRESLPKIRERIPDIVEGPFYRGVQSLADSSVVLRIYAKTAETKKYQVTRDLNRAMKLLFDEHKIGIPFPQVVVHQGKPDE